From the genome of Caretta caretta isolate rCarCar2 chromosome 27, rCarCar1.hap1, whole genome shotgun sequence, one region includes:
- the HIGD1B gene encoding HIG1 domain family member 1B, with protein sequence MVMDESQWVPEREGTVSTKLLQKAGAAPFVPAGIGGFALVVAYGLYRLKARGKMKMSVHLIHTRMAAQACVVGAITLGATYTVYKDYLLKRAADRAQK encoded by the exons ATGGTTATGGATGAAAGCCAGTGGGTCCCTGAGCGCGAAGGCACCGTCTCCACCAAGCTCCTGCAGAAGGCGGGTGCGGCCCCATTCGTGCCTGCTG GCATTGGGGGCTTTGCCCTTGTGGTCGCTTATGGCCTCTACAGACTGAAGGCCAGAGGAAAGATGAAGATGTCTGTGCACCTGATCCACACCCGCATGGCTGCCCAAGCCTGCGTGGTTGGAGCCATCACGCTGG GAGCAACCTACACAGTGTACAAAGACTACCTGCTGAAACGGGCTGCAGACAGAGCCCAGAAATAG